AAGAAGATGAAACTCGCTTCGATCCTAGTCGCACTTGTCATCACATCTCTGGCTTGTTCGGCGGCACTCGGCGTCGAGATAGTGCCGTCCAGTTATGTAGCACCGACCGGTGATGTTGGAGCGTACACGTATTACGATGACACTGGCTCTCAACTTACCGATGGTCTGCACGGAGGACCGTGGAGTGGCGAACCGGGTGGAGGTGCCGATGATCCGTACGAGTGGGTAGCATGGGAGAGTCATGCGGCCACGATCACCTTCTTTTTCGCTCAGCAGACGACCTTCACCAGGGTGGACGTGTTCACAGGCCGTTCCGACGGTCCCAGCATGTACATTCCCAGGCAGATAACGTTGGCAGTAGGCAACAGTGAGGAGACTCTGTCTCAGTGCGGTGTCTGGAACTTCGATAACTCGCAATACCCGGACGCATCCAGGTGTACACTAACGCTCGACGTCGGCGGTTGCACGGGTTCGGTTGCCCAGATCACCCTCGAGCCAACCAAGTTCTGGATGTTCCTCGACGAAGTTGACTTCTACGGCACACCCGTT
This portion of the Armatimonadota bacterium genome encodes:
- a CDS encoding PEP-CTERM sorting domain-containing protein, with the protein product MKLASILVALVITSLACSAALGVEIVPSSYVAPTGDVGAYTYYDDTGSQLTDGLHGGPWSGEPGGGADDPYEWVAWESHAATITFFFAQQTTFTRVDVFTGRSDGPSMYIPRQITLAVGNSEETLSQCGVWNFDNSQYPDASRCTLTLDVGGCTGSVAQITLEPTKFWMFLDEVDFYGTPVPEPSSLLALAGGIALLMGARRRRA